A part of Streptomyces sp. DSM 40750 genomic DNA contains:
- a CDS encoding cupin domain-containing protein encodes MTSQPSLPTPPVSAATEDCARDGFHPDLADGPSGPLPEARRRVHHIRADDLDGGTAQTGGMRRFAAISGARVGSERMWMGQTTVAPATASADHHHGDSETAIYIVNGHPEFVFLADPAEYGAEPEEVRLRTGPGDYVFVPPFVPHREENPDPYDEAVVVIARSTQEAVVINLPSLYVLRSGQG; translated from the coding sequence ATGACCTCACAACCCTCGTTGCCGACCCCGCCCGTCTCCGCCGCGACGGAGGACTGCGCCCGTGACGGCTTCCACCCAGACCTGGCCGACGGTCCGAGCGGCCCGCTGCCCGAGGCACGCCGGCGGGTGCACCACATCCGCGCCGACGACCTGGACGGCGGCACGGCGCAGACCGGCGGTATGCGTCGCTTCGCCGCGATCAGTGGTGCCAGGGTCGGCTCGGAGCGGATGTGGATGGGGCAGACCACGGTTGCGCCCGCGACCGCCTCGGCCGACCACCACCACGGCGACTCCGAGACCGCCATCTACATCGTCAACGGACACCCCGAGTTCGTCTTCCTCGCCGACCCCGCCGAATACGGAGCGGAGCCCGAGGAGGTGCGGTTGCGCACCGGGCCGGGCGACTACGTCTTCGTCCCGCCCTTCGTGCCGCACCGCGAGGAGAACCCCGACCCGTACGACGAGGCCGTCGTCGTGATCGCTCGCAGCACGCAGGAGGCCGTGGTCATCAACCTGCCGAGCCTCTATGTGCTCCGGTCCGGACAGGGGTAG
- a CDS encoding cupin domain-containing protein yields MKAKPTVQIDTDRVVVTEWCFAPGAETGHHVHAHDYVVVPLVTGTVRVEDPAGERDVEMRAGVSYARSAGVAHNLVNVNGYEFRFVEVELR; encoded by the coding sequence GTGAAAGCAAAGCCGACTGTTCAGATAGATACGGATCGAGTCGTTGTCACGGAGTGGTGCTTCGCCCCGGGCGCCGAAACGGGCCATCACGTTCATGCACACGACTACGTGGTGGTTCCCCTGGTCACTGGCACGGTGCGTGTGGAGGATCCAGCGGGGGAACGCGATGTGGAGATGCGCGCAGGCGTTTCCTACGCGCGGTCTGCCGGTGTCGCGCACAACCTCGTCAACGTGAACGGGTACGAATTCCGCTTTGTCGAAGTCGAGCTCAGGTAG
- a CDS encoding TetR/AcrR family transcriptional regulator C-terminal domain-containing protein, with protein MHGVRTNQDVIALRNLVAAEQHRFPELGRAWQGHGPEGHHPAVAGALRALADQGRLVIPDLEAAIVQLYALLVFPHMVFSTYGTHMDESLTDRLIVSGVDMFLGHYGPGRNR; from the coding sequence GTGCACGGCGTCAGGACGAACCAGGACGTCATCGCCCTGCGCAACCTGGTCGCCGCCGAACAGCACCGGTTCCCCGAACTCGGCCGCGCCTGGCAGGGCCATGGTCCCGAGGGCCACCATCCGGCCGTCGCCGGCGCCCTGCGCGCGCTCGCGGATCAGGGTCGGCTGGTCATCCCCGACCTGGAGGCCGCGATCGTCCAGCTGTACGCGCTGCTGGTCTTTCCCCACATGGTCTTCAGCACTTACGGCACGCACATGGACGAGAGCCTCACGGACCGCCTGATCGTGAGCGGGGTGGACATGTTCCTCGGACACTACGGTCCGGGGCGGAACCGCTGA